The proteins below are encoded in one region of Oncorhynchus gorbuscha isolate QuinsamMale2020 ecotype Even-year linkage group LG01, OgorEven_v1.0, whole genome shotgun sequence:
- the LOC124024389 gene encoding helix-loop-helix protein 2-like, whose protein sequence is MMLSPDQPDVDLPWGQPDTETLLNSIKMECAPLPAEPAEGEGKARSLSIPSLSREEKRRRRRATAKYRSAHATRERIRVEAFNVGFAELRKLLPTLPPDKKLSKIEILRLAICYITYLNHVLDV, encoded by the coding sequence ATGATGCTGAGTCCTGACCAGCCAGACGTTGACCTGCCCTGGGGGCAGCCCGACACAGAGACCCTGCTGAACAGCATCAAGATGGAGTGCGCCCCCCTGCCCGCGGAGCCCGCAGAGGGCGAAGGCAAGGCGCGCTCTCTGTCCATTCCTTCCCTCagcagggaggagaagaggaggcggAGGCGCGCTACAGCCAAGTACCGGTCCGCGCACGCAACAAGAGAGCGCATTCGCGTCGAGGCTTTCAACGTTGGGTTCGCCGAGCTGAGGAAGCTTCTCCCGACACTTCCGCCAGACAAGAAGCTGTCTAAGATTGAGATCCTCCGGCTCGCAATCTGCTACATCACCTACCTCAACCATGTGCTGGATGTGTAG